One Chitinivibrionales bacterium genomic window, GTGGTGGTATGAGGACTTCATCTACCGGTTCTATCATGGTTCCCTCAAAATTTTCGAACGCTACGTACAGACACGGGAAATCGTGGACGCGCTAAGGAACCTAGCCCCTGAAGGTGTGGAGTTGAACAGCTTGTTCCTGGAAATCATCAACGAGGGTGCTTCCGGGAAAGAATTCAAGACAGAATACAACCAAGATTGGACAAAGCATACCCGGCCCATGGTTGAGGCCTTCCTGCATGCTAAGTTTTTCCTGGAAATGGCGATTAAATATGGACAGATTTTGAAGAAACCGGAAGCTTTCATGCCCAGCGGGTGGGCGGCATTGCTGTACCTTTATAACTTGAGATAAGAACCATGGAAAATCCCCAGATCAGACATAGGTTCGTCCGGTTTCACCAGCCCCAATACTTGACAAAACGTAATGCAGAAATTGTTTTTTCAAATATCCGGTCTTTCCGTATCAACTCAAAGCCCTTAGTGGCAACAGGAGGCCTCATGTTTGGAAAACTTTTAAAACCAAAATCCGTAGACCAAGAGCCGACCAAGAAACCCGCCAAAGAAACAAACACCATTCAGGAACCCGCACCGGCATCAAGCCCGGTTATACCCCCGGAGAGCCCTGAAACAGGCAAAATCGTCCGGGACAAAATGTTCAACGAGGCCGCACGCTTAGCCGTGGGCCTTGGATACGCGTCAACGCATCTTTTGCAGACTAAAATGAAAATCGGTCATACCCATGCCAAAAGACTCATCAGCCAGCTCGAAAAGGAAGGTATCGTTGCATCCCAGGTTGAGAATAAGGCTCGTGCGGTACTTATGACACCGGAGAAGTTGGAAGTGTTTCTTGGGAAGGCAGGTCAGCAGCAAGCGGAAATATAAACCTGTTTCGAAGGAGTAAAAATCATGAATTACCATCCATCCTCATTTGCCCTGTTCGACCGTCTCCATAAAGATGGCATCAAATATGTCTGCATCGGCGCTTCAGCCATGAAGGCGGGTGGTAAAATTGTTTGGTCTTCATTCTCCATCGTCCTGAATCCGGATGTTACAAATCAGGACAAATTTATCAAATACCTTACTAAACTCGGCGTTTCCAGGAACGATATCAACGACACTGAAGTTCATACCGCAAACATTATTCTTAAGGTCAGCACGCCCCCTGTCGAAATACGGCGGGAATCCAAATACACTCCCAATGATAAATCCGGAAAAGAAAAACGGATATTTCCGGTAGACTTCCGTCAGCTTTGGGAGAATAAAATAAAAATACCGATTAAGCCCAGGGGGTATTATTTGGCGCCCAGCCAACAAGACCTGAGCGACGGTCTCGTGCTGGAAAATTATTTGACAAACGTAACCATTCTCAAGAAAATGATTTAATCTGAACGTCCCCAGCACCTTTACTGCGGGATAAAAATATTATGACAAATACCAAAGAAAATGAAGACAGAATCCGATTCCGTTTTGTTGGAGATGAGTCCTGTTTGTACGTAGACGCCCAGGAAAACTTCAACACATCTCTCCGATTTTTACCCTGGAAAAAGGGTTTGATCTATGAACGATTCAGTAATAAAAACGGATGGGTTCGGGAGAAAGCCGATCCTGGCATACCCCTTATTACCCTTTGTAATGACCACATACTCAAAAAAATATCGGATATTCACCTTAAATCCGGTTCCGGCACATCCATTGATTACCCCTTAGGGCAACACCCAATAGAAATGTTTGTCAACCTGATACCACAGATCGTGAGGGAACTTGCTGCTCCATTCATTTACCGACAGATTCCACTGCTCCAGTTTTTCTGCGTCGTCCCTGAGGCTGTTGAGCTTGCCCGGAGCAACCCCGTTCTCTTATGGCTACTTGTTGACAAAATCGCCCAAGAAGAAATTTACCCGGTGGATTTTCGTAAGGCCGTGCTTACCGATCCAATGAAAATCCTACATACCATCAATAGTGACTGGGACGAGACATCCTTGTCGTTTATTTCCAGGATTTCATTTTCGAGATACTCTGAAAATGCCATGAAGACCATTCGGGCATATCTCAAAAAACCCGATTTTATCAGGAGGTTAAGTCCGTTGCATAAAATCCCCGGCGCTGTTCTGGAACAGGCAATCCACAAACCCAGGATTAAAAATTCTCCGGCATTCCTTCATTTGCTTAGTTCCACAGATGAGTCGGAGTCCCCTCGGAGCCTCCGCAGAATACTATCTGAAGGCGACCGCCTGATTCGGGAAGCCGGAACCGTTGGTAAGCAACTTGATTTGAAGGAAGTCGAGGAGAGGGTTTTGAAATGCGGGACTATGGCCCAGCTTAAAAGGCTACATTGGAGATGGCAAGAAATTAAGAACATTCTAAGGATGTCGGAAGAACTGAACGTAAAAGTCGCAGAAGCGGGCGCACTGGACAAAATGAGCACTCGAGCAATAGGAAAGATTTCTGGCAAATTGATTACTAAGGTAAGGAAAAATAACCGGGGAAATTATCTGAACGGAGTTCTTGAAAAATACGGCAGTATTATGTTTCCTACCCCGCCGATAAAGGGCAATGAATCTATAGTTTCCATCAGGGACGCGGATGAACTCTACAGAGAAAGTATGGAAATGGAACACTGCGTTTCATCCTATGTGGATTCGATAATGCAAAACAAGTGTTATACGTATGCCGTGAAAAAACCTGAACGGGCCACTCTGGAAATATGGCTGGACAAGGATTCTGAAAAATCAGCATTTAATCCCATCCTTGGACAGTTAAAGTTAAAAAAGAACGCTCTTCCATCTATTGAAACATTATCCTTTGTAAAGGCATGGATAGAAAATACCGGCAAAGTCACTAAAAAATCCCCTTTAGTTTTATCATAGGAGGTGAATATGCTGTTACGCTCAGTTTTGATTACGGTCCTATCTACGGTATTTTCGGCCTGGTCGCAATTTAATGCCGATGCCAACACTCTTGCGCTTTACCATTTTGATGAGGGGCAGGGGACTGTGGCAACGGACGCATCGTCAAATCACTGGGACGGAGCACTAACGGGGTGCACGTGGGTAAACGGGAGATTTGGAAAGGCGCTAAGTTTTAATGGCGTATCCGATTTTGTGTCAATAAATCACACTCTCCCAATCAGAAACATTTCCTTTGAATTATGGATTCATTCGACGGATACTATGTCCGGCGGTTTTCCTTTAAACACTTACGGTGGTTATGACCAAGGATTTGAAATTTTCTTTTCAAAAGACTCGGTCAATTTTTTTACATCTTCCCCGACAGGCACAGATCCCCACGGCACTTTCCCGGACAAACAAAGCTGGATTTATCTTGCCGCTACCATAGATAATTCAGACACCATCCGTCTTTACGTAAATGGAAACCTGGTTGATAAGCAATTCGATTGGGCCGTGAATCGCACTTGGTCTTCATTCTATTTTGGAGCAGTCCCCTTTGGGATGTCAATGACAAATTTCTATAAAGGTATAATTGATGAAGCCCGGATTTCCAGCTGTGTGAGGACGCCAGCAGAAATCAAAAATGCTTTTGTCACGCCGCCGCCGACCCTTATTTCCGCAGCGGCGAATGGAAGACAAATATTACTCTCGTTTGATCAGTTTACAGATACCCCGGCAATTACATTCTCAAATATCGACAGTATTTTCCCGATCTCAGGGGGTCATACGTGGCTTTCGGGGTTCGGTACGATCGATAGCGCCATCTGGAATCCACAAGGCACGAAACTTCTGATTACACTGTCCATCGCATTTTCCTCTCCAACAATTTCTATTGGAGATAGTATTTCTTTTTCACGCGGCAAAGGAAAAGTTATCCTGACGGGTACGCTCGACCTTCCTGAAGGTACACAATCCTACCTATCCCGAAAACAATCGGTTCCCTGCCTGGAAATCGCCGGTTCTGTAATCCGTTGTAGTATTCCGGAAATTTACAGAGGCGACAGGATAAAGCTTGGCATTTCCGATCTTTCCGGAAGGGTGGTATTATCGTCAGAAA contains:
- a CDS encoding LamG-like jellyroll fold domain-containing protein — its product is MLLRSVLITVLSTVFSAWSQFNADANTLALYHFDEGQGTVATDASSNHWDGALTGCTWVNGRFGKALSFNGVSDFVSINHTLPIRNISFELWIHSTDTMSGGFPLNTYGGYDQGFEIFFSKDSVNFFTSSPTGTDPHGTFPDKQSWIYLAATIDNSDTIRLYVNGNLVDKQFDWAVNRTWSSFYFGAVPFGMSMTNFYKGIIDEARISSCVRTPAEIKNAFVTPPPTLISAAANGRQILLSFDQFTDTPAITFSNIDSIFPISGGHTWLSGFGTIDSAIWNPQGTKLLITLSIAFSSPTISIGDSISFSRGKGKVILTGTLDLPEGTQSYLSRKQSVPCLEIAGSVIRCSIPEIYRGDRIKLGISDLSGRVVLSSEIATANSGYFTCQLPKLPRGCFVLCLKVGHEFYRSIKLIGVNDSGRK
- a CDS encoding DNA translocase FtsK, giving the protein MFGKLLKPKSVDQEPTKKPAKETNTIQEPAPASSPVIPPESPETGKIVRDKMFNEAARLAVGLGYASTHLLQTKMKIGHTHAKRLISQLEKEGIVASQVENKARAVLMTPEKLEVFLGKAGQQQAEI